In Ictalurus punctatus breed USDA103 chromosome 3, Coco_2.0, whole genome shotgun sequence, the following are encoded in one genomic region:
- the zmiz1a gene encoding zinc finger MIZ domain-containing protein 1a isoform X2, whose amino-acid sequence MNSIPSMDRHIQQTNDRLLCIKQHLQNPANFQTAATELLDWCGDPRAFQRPFEQSLMGCLTVVSRVAAQQGFDLDLGYRLLAVCAANRDKFTPKSAETNTCRRCQSDSALLSSWCEELGRLLLLRHQKNRQSEPPGKVPMQPPMNSMKPSLSHGDGSFPYDSVPWQQNANQAPGSLSVVTTVWGVTNTSQSQVLGNPMANTNNPMNPGGNGIGSGMSANNPGLNSPQFPGQQQQFSAKGGSNQAYMQQGMYGRTGHPGAGGFSGSYPGGPNAPSGIGMPPHTRPPSDFTQPAAAAAAAAVAAAAATATATATATVAALQETNKDMNQYGQMCSSFQMGPAQGYNSQFMNQPGPRGPPAMAGGMNPAGMGAGMNSSNISGPPMGMNQPRAPGMGPFGAHGQRMPQQGYPGPRSQSMPMQGTKRPYPGEPNYGGQQFGPNGQFPNQQGQYPNPNASRALPSPSYPGQRMPGQQGAGQYPPSGVPMGQYYKEPFNGQNNNFSGGSYGYNQGSGPPRQVVNYPHSPVPGNPTPPMTPGSSIPTYLSPNQDVKPPFPPDLKPNMTSLPPPPTNPNEELRLTFPVRDGVVLEPFRLEHNLAVSNHVFHLRPSVHQTLMWRCMECSCIQSDLELQFKCYHHEDRQMNTNWPASVQVSVNATPLTIERGDNKTSHKPLHLKHVCQPGRNTIQITVTACCCSHLFVLQLVHRPSVRSVLQGLLKKRLLPAEHCITKIKRNFSSVAASSGNATLNGEDGVEQTAIKVSLKCPITFRRIQLPARGHDCKHVQCFDLESYLQLNCERGTWRCPVCNKTALLEGLEVDQYMWGILNAIQNSEFEEVTIDPTCSWRPVPIKSDLHIKEDPDGPLAKRFKTMSPSQMIMPNVMDMIAQLGPGPSPYTSLPPQHGGNNTEYASQGNSYQGHGNFDFPHSNSGGGAPINDFMHGPQLSHPPDVPNNLMGPDKPLSHGMADSMPHPVSAEQSHASMPPGMHVSPHPNSQSAQPLHHSGPSSGPPPRQAPPLQQQQPGPNSHTHGDMTFNPGAEGQVGGQGAADMPEPSLELLPELANPDELLSYLDPPDLPSNSNDDLLSLFENN is encoded by the exons cACTGCTGTCGTCCTGGTGTGAGGAGCTGGGTAGGCTTCTCCTGCTGCGGCACCAGAAGAATCGTCAGAGCGAACCCCCGGGCAAAGTGCCTATGCAGCCACCCATGAACTCCATGAAGCCCTCGCTATCCCACGG TGATGGGTCCTTTCCGTATGACTCGGTTCCCTGGCAGCAGAATGCCAACCAGGCCCCAGGCTCACTGTCAGTGGTGACGACTGTGTGGGGGGTGACCAATACATCACAAAGTCAG GTATTGGGCAACCCCATGGCTAACACAAACAACCCCATGAACCCTGGAGGCAATGGAATTGGGTCTGGCATGTCAGCCAATAACCCAGGGCTGAACTCCCCTCAGTTTCCTGGCCAACAGCAGCAGTTCTCAGCCAAAGGTGGCTCCAACCAGGCCTACATGCAGCAGGGCATGTACGGGCGAACAGGGCATCCTGGAGCTGGAGGATTTAGCGGGAG TTACCCGGGTGGTCCGAATGCTCCAAGTGGCATAGGCATGCCCCCTCACACTCGGCCTCCGTCCGACTTTACCcagcctgctgctgctgccgctgctgctgctgtcgctgctgctgctgccactGCAACAGCAACTGCCACGGCAACTGTGGCTGCCCTGCAGGAAACCAACAAGGACATGAACCAGTATGGACAG ATGTGCTCATCATTTCAGATGGGCCCTGCGCAGGGCTATAACAGCCAGTTTATGAACCAGCCCGGACCCCGGGGACCGCCGGCCATGGCAGGAGGCATGAACCCAGCTGGCATGGGTGCTGGCATGAACAGCTCCAATATCAGCGGCCCTCCAATGGGCATGAACCAGCCCAGGGCACCAGGAATGGGGCCGTTTGGGGCCCATGGCCAAAGGATGCCCCAGCAAGGATACCCAGGCCCCAGATCTCAGTCCATGCCAATGCAGGGCACAAAGAGGCCCTATCCTGGAGAA CCCAACTATGGGGGACAGCAGTTTGGACCTAATGGCCAGTTCCCCAATCAGCAAGGACAGTATCCAAACCCTAATGCGTCCAGAGCCCTGCCCTCTCCCAGTTACCCCGGCCAGAGGATGCCAGGCCAGCAGGGAGCAGGCCAGTACCCACCTTCAGGAGTACCCATGGGCCAATACTACAAG GAGCCATTTAAtggccaaaataataatttctctGGAGGTAGTTATGGCTATAATCAAGGCAGTGGG CCTCCTCGGCAGGTTGTGAACTATCCTCATTCACCCGTTCCTGGGAATCCCACACCGCCCATGACTCCAGGAAGCAGTATCCCTACATACCTCTCGCCCAACCAGGATGTCAAGCCTCCTTTTCCCCCTGATTTGAAACCGAATATGACGTCACTGCCTCCACCACCGA CTAACCCCAATGAGGAGCTGCGGCTGACCTTCCCCGTACGTGATGGTGTGGTGCTCGAGCCATTCAGACTGGAGCACAACCTGGCTGTCAGCAACCACGTCTTCCACCTGCGGCCCTCTGTTCATCAAACACTCATGTGGAG atgCATGGAATGCAGCTGTATTCA GTCTGACCTGGAGCTGCAGTTTAAGTGCTACCACCATGAGGACCGGCAGATGAACACGAACTGGCCAGCGTCGGTGCAGGTCAGCGTTAATGCCACGCCACTCACCATCGAGAGAGGAGACAACAAGACATCCCACAAACCCCTGCACCTGAAGCATGTGTGTCAGCCGGGAAGGAACACCATCCAGATTACCGTCACAGCCTGCTGCTGT TCTCACTTGTTCGTGCTGCAGCTGGTGCACCGGCCGTCAGTGAGATCCGTCCTGCAGGGCCTTCTCAAGAAGAGGCTCCTGCCAGCAGAACACTGCATTACCAAAA TAAAGAGAAATTTTAGCAGTGTAGCAGCGTCCTCTGGGAACGCGACACTGAATGGAGAGGATGGCGTGGAGCAGACGGCCATCAAAGTGTCCCTAAAGTGTCCCATAACATTCCGGCGGATCCAACTCCCAGCCCGGGGACACGATTGCAAGCATGTGCAG TGCTTTGACCTGGAGTCCTACCTGCAGCTGAACTGTGAGAGAGGGACGTGGAGGTGTCCTGTATGCAA TAAAACCGCGTTACTGGAAGGTCTGGAAGTGGACCAGTACATGTGGGGAATTCTCAATGCCATCCAAAA TTCGGAGTTTGAGGAGGTCACAATTGACCCCACATGTAGTTGGCGGCCGGTGCCCATAAAGTCTGACCTGCACATAAAGGAGGATCCAGATGGCCCTCTTGCCAAGCGCTTTAAAACCATGAGTCCCAGTCAGATGATCATGCCTAACGTGATGGATATGATCGCTCAGCTGGGGCCGGGACCCTCACCCTACACCTCCCTCCCACCTCAGCATGGAGGGAACAACACAGAGTACGCCAGCCAAG GCAACAGTTACCAGGGCCATGGAAACTTTGATTTTCCACACAGTAATTCTGGTGGAGGAGCTCCAATAAATGACTTCATGCACGGCCCTCAGCTTTCACACCCTCCGGATGTACCCAACAACCTCATGGGTCCAGACAAACCTCTGAGCCACGGCATGGCCGACTCG ATGCCTCATCCTGTGAGTGCTGAGCAATCCCATGCTTCTATGCCACCAGGCATGCACGTATCGCCCCACCCCAACAGCCAATCAGCACAGCCATTACATCACAGCGGCCCTTCATCTGGCCCTCCCCCACGGCAAGCCCCGCCCCTGCAGCAGCAACAGCCTGGCCCCAACAGCCACACGCACGGTGACATGACCTTTAACCCTGGTGCTGAGGGCCAGGTGGGCGGTCAAGGGGCAGCAGACATGCCCGAGCCCTCTCTGGAG CTGCTGCCCGAGCTGGCCAACCCAGATGAGTTACTGTCGTATCTGGACCCTCCGGACCTCCCAAGCAACAGCAACGACGATCTGCTCTCCCTCTTTGAAAACAACTGA
- the zmiz1a gene encoding zinc finger MIZ domain-containing protein 1a isoform X1 has product MNSIPSMDRHIQQTNDRLLCIKQHLQNPANFQTAATELLDWCGDPRAFQRPFEQSLMGCLTVVSRVAAQQGFDLDLGYRLLAVCAANRDKFTPKSAETNTCRRCQSDSALLSSWCEELGRLLLLRHQKNRQSEPPGKVPMQPPMNSMKPSLSHGDGSFPYDSVPWQQNANQAPGSLSVVTTVWGVTNTSQSQVLGNPMANTNNPMNPGGNGIGSGMSANNPGLNSPQFPGQQQQFSAKGGSNQAYMQQGMYGRTGHPGAGGFSGSYPGGPNAPSGIGMPPHTRPPSDFTQPAAAAAAAAVAAAAATATATATATVAALQETNKDMNQYGQMCSSFQMGPAQGYNSQFMNQPGPRGPPAMAGGMNPAGMGAGMNSSNISGPPMGMNQPRAPGMGPFGAHGQRMPQQGYPGPRSQSMPMQGTKRPYPGEPNYGGQQFGPNGQFPNQQGQYPNPNASRALPSPSYPGQRMPGQQGAGQYPPSGVPMGQYYKQEPFNGQNNNFSGGSYGYNQGSGPPRQVVNYPHSPVPGNPTPPMTPGSSIPTYLSPNQDVKPPFPPDLKPNMTSLPPPPTNPNEELRLTFPVRDGVVLEPFRLEHNLAVSNHVFHLRPSVHQTLMWRCMECSCIQSDLELQFKCYHHEDRQMNTNWPASVQVSVNATPLTIERGDNKTSHKPLHLKHVCQPGRNTIQITVTACCCSHLFVLQLVHRPSVRSVLQGLLKKRLLPAEHCITKIKRNFSSVAASSGNATLNGEDGVEQTAIKVSLKCPITFRRIQLPARGHDCKHVQCFDLESYLQLNCERGTWRCPVCNKTALLEGLEVDQYMWGILNAIQNSEFEEVTIDPTCSWRPVPIKSDLHIKEDPDGPLAKRFKTMSPSQMIMPNVMDMIAQLGPGPSPYTSLPPQHGGNNTEYASQGNSYQGHGNFDFPHSNSGGGAPINDFMHGPQLSHPPDVPNNLMGPDKPLSHGMADSMPHPVSAEQSHASMPPGMHVSPHPNSQSAQPLHHSGPSSGPPPRQAPPLQQQQPGPNSHTHGDMTFNPGAEGQVGGQGAADMPEPSLELLPELANPDELLSYLDPPDLPSNSNDDLLSLFENN; this is encoded by the exons cACTGCTGTCGTCCTGGTGTGAGGAGCTGGGTAGGCTTCTCCTGCTGCGGCACCAGAAGAATCGTCAGAGCGAACCCCCGGGCAAAGTGCCTATGCAGCCACCCATGAACTCCATGAAGCCCTCGCTATCCCACGG TGATGGGTCCTTTCCGTATGACTCGGTTCCCTGGCAGCAGAATGCCAACCAGGCCCCAGGCTCACTGTCAGTGGTGACGACTGTGTGGGGGGTGACCAATACATCACAAAGTCAG GTATTGGGCAACCCCATGGCTAACACAAACAACCCCATGAACCCTGGAGGCAATGGAATTGGGTCTGGCATGTCAGCCAATAACCCAGGGCTGAACTCCCCTCAGTTTCCTGGCCAACAGCAGCAGTTCTCAGCCAAAGGTGGCTCCAACCAGGCCTACATGCAGCAGGGCATGTACGGGCGAACAGGGCATCCTGGAGCTGGAGGATTTAGCGGGAG TTACCCGGGTGGTCCGAATGCTCCAAGTGGCATAGGCATGCCCCCTCACACTCGGCCTCCGTCCGACTTTACCcagcctgctgctgctgccgctgctgctgctgtcgctgctgctgctgccactGCAACAGCAACTGCCACGGCAACTGTGGCTGCCCTGCAGGAAACCAACAAGGACATGAACCAGTATGGACAG ATGTGCTCATCATTTCAGATGGGCCCTGCGCAGGGCTATAACAGCCAGTTTATGAACCAGCCCGGACCCCGGGGACCGCCGGCCATGGCAGGAGGCATGAACCCAGCTGGCATGGGTGCTGGCATGAACAGCTCCAATATCAGCGGCCCTCCAATGGGCATGAACCAGCCCAGGGCACCAGGAATGGGGCCGTTTGGGGCCCATGGCCAAAGGATGCCCCAGCAAGGATACCCAGGCCCCAGATCTCAGTCCATGCCAATGCAGGGCACAAAGAGGCCCTATCCTGGAGAA CCCAACTATGGGGGACAGCAGTTTGGACCTAATGGCCAGTTCCCCAATCAGCAAGGACAGTATCCAAACCCTAATGCGTCCAGAGCCCTGCCCTCTCCCAGTTACCCCGGCCAGAGGATGCCAGGCCAGCAGGGAGCAGGCCAGTACCCACCTTCAGGAGTACCCATGGGCCAATACTACAAG caGGAGCCATTTAAtggccaaaataataatttctctGGAGGTAGTTATGGCTATAATCAAGGCAGTGGG CCTCCTCGGCAGGTTGTGAACTATCCTCATTCACCCGTTCCTGGGAATCCCACACCGCCCATGACTCCAGGAAGCAGTATCCCTACATACCTCTCGCCCAACCAGGATGTCAAGCCTCCTTTTCCCCCTGATTTGAAACCGAATATGACGTCACTGCCTCCACCACCGA CTAACCCCAATGAGGAGCTGCGGCTGACCTTCCCCGTACGTGATGGTGTGGTGCTCGAGCCATTCAGACTGGAGCACAACCTGGCTGTCAGCAACCACGTCTTCCACCTGCGGCCCTCTGTTCATCAAACACTCATGTGGAG atgCATGGAATGCAGCTGTATTCA GTCTGACCTGGAGCTGCAGTTTAAGTGCTACCACCATGAGGACCGGCAGATGAACACGAACTGGCCAGCGTCGGTGCAGGTCAGCGTTAATGCCACGCCACTCACCATCGAGAGAGGAGACAACAAGACATCCCACAAACCCCTGCACCTGAAGCATGTGTGTCAGCCGGGAAGGAACACCATCCAGATTACCGTCACAGCCTGCTGCTGT TCTCACTTGTTCGTGCTGCAGCTGGTGCACCGGCCGTCAGTGAGATCCGTCCTGCAGGGCCTTCTCAAGAAGAGGCTCCTGCCAGCAGAACACTGCATTACCAAAA TAAAGAGAAATTTTAGCAGTGTAGCAGCGTCCTCTGGGAACGCGACACTGAATGGAGAGGATGGCGTGGAGCAGACGGCCATCAAAGTGTCCCTAAAGTGTCCCATAACATTCCGGCGGATCCAACTCCCAGCCCGGGGACACGATTGCAAGCATGTGCAG TGCTTTGACCTGGAGTCCTACCTGCAGCTGAACTGTGAGAGAGGGACGTGGAGGTGTCCTGTATGCAA TAAAACCGCGTTACTGGAAGGTCTGGAAGTGGACCAGTACATGTGGGGAATTCTCAATGCCATCCAAAA TTCGGAGTTTGAGGAGGTCACAATTGACCCCACATGTAGTTGGCGGCCGGTGCCCATAAAGTCTGACCTGCACATAAAGGAGGATCCAGATGGCCCTCTTGCCAAGCGCTTTAAAACCATGAGTCCCAGTCAGATGATCATGCCTAACGTGATGGATATGATCGCTCAGCTGGGGCCGGGACCCTCACCCTACACCTCCCTCCCACCTCAGCATGGAGGGAACAACACAGAGTACGCCAGCCAAG GCAACAGTTACCAGGGCCATGGAAACTTTGATTTTCCACACAGTAATTCTGGTGGAGGAGCTCCAATAAATGACTTCATGCACGGCCCTCAGCTTTCACACCCTCCGGATGTACCCAACAACCTCATGGGTCCAGACAAACCTCTGAGCCACGGCATGGCCGACTCG ATGCCTCATCCTGTGAGTGCTGAGCAATCCCATGCTTCTATGCCACCAGGCATGCACGTATCGCCCCACCCCAACAGCCAATCAGCACAGCCATTACATCACAGCGGCCCTTCATCTGGCCCTCCCCCACGGCAAGCCCCGCCCCTGCAGCAGCAACAGCCTGGCCCCAACAGCCACACGCACGGTGACATGACCTTTAACCCTGGTGCTGAGGGCCAGGTGGGCGGTCAAGGGGCAGCAGACATGCCCGAGCCCTCTCTGGAG CTGCTGCCCGAGCTGGCCAACCCAGATGAGTTACTGTCGTATCTGGACCCTCCGGACCTCCCAAGCAACAGCAACGACGATCTGCTCTCCCTCTTTGAAAACAACTGA
- the zmiz1a gene encoding zinc finger MIZ domain-containing protein 1a isoform X5, whose translation MNSIPSMDRHIQQTNDRLLCIKQHLQNPANFQTAATELLDWCGDPRAFQRPFEQSLMGCLTVVSRVAAQQGFDLDLGYRLLAVCAANRDKFTPKSAALLSSWCEELGRLLLLRHQKNRQSEPPGKVPMQPPMNSMKPSLSHGDGSFPYDSVPWQQNANQAPGSLSVVTTVWGVTNTSQSQVLGNPMANTNNPMNPGGNGIGSGMSANNPGLNSPQFPGQQQQFSAKGGSNQAYMQQGMYGRTGHPGAGGFSGSYPGGPNAPSGIGMPPHTRPPSDFTQPAAAAAAAAVAAAAATATATATATVAALQETNKDMNQYGQMCSSFQMGPAQGYNSQFMNQPGPRGPPAMAGGMNPAGMGAGMNSSNISGPPMGMNQPRAPGMGPFGAHGQRMPQQGYPGPRSQSMPMQGTKRPYPGEPNYGGQQFGPNGQFPNQQGQYPNPNASRALPSPSYPGQRMPGQQGAGQYPPSGVPMGQYYKQEPFNGQNNNFSGGSYGYNQGSGPPRQVVNYPHSPVPGNPTPPMTPGSSIPTYLSPNQDVKPPFPPDLKPNMTSLPPPPTNPNEELRLTFPVRDGVVLEPFRLEHNLAVSNHVFHLRPSVHQTLMWRSDLELQFKCYHHEDRQMNTNWPASVQVSVNATPLTIERGDNKTSHKPLHLKHVCQPGRNTIQITVTACCCSHLFVLQLVHRPSVRSVLQGLLKKRLLPAEHCITKIKRNFSSVAASSGNATLNGEDGVEQTAIKVSLKCPITFRRIQLPARGHDCKHVQCFDLESYLQLNCERGTWRCPVCNKTALLEGLEVDQYMWGILNAIQNSEFEEVTIDPTCSWRPVPIKSDLHIKEDPDGPLAKRFKTMSPSQMIMPNVMDMIAQLGPGPSPYTSLPPQHGGNNTEYASQGNSYQGHGNFDFPHSNSGGGAPINDFMHGPQLSHPPDVPNNLMGPDKPLSHGMADSMPHPVSAEQSHASMPPGMHVSPHPNSQSAQPLHHSGPSSGPPPRQAPPLQQQQPGPNSHTHGDMTFNPGAEGQVGGQGAADMPEPSLELLPELANPDELLSYLDPPDLPSNSNDDLLSLFENN comes from the exons cACTGCTGTCGTCCTGGTGTGAGGAGCTGGGTAGGCTTCTCCTGCTGCGGCACCAGAAGAATCGTCAGAGCGAACCCCCGGGCAAAGTGCCTATGCAGCCACCCATGAACTCCATGAAGCCCTCGCTATCCCACGG TGATGGGTCCTTTCCGTATGACTCGGTTCCCTGGCAGCAGAATGCCAACCAGGCCCCAGGCTCACTGTCAGTGGTGACGACTGTGTGGGGGGTGACCAATACATCACAAAGTCAG GTATTGGGCAACCCCATGGCTAACACAAACAACCCCATGAACCCTGGAGGCAATGGAATTGGGTCTGGCATGTCAGCCAATAACCCAGGGCTGAACTCCCCTCAGTTTCCTGGCCAACAGCAGCAGTTCTCAGCCAAAGGTGGCTCCAACCAGGCCTACATGCAGCAGGGCATGTACGGGCGAACAGGGCATCCTGGAGCTGGAGGATTTAGCGGGAG TTACCCGGGTGGTCCGAATGCTCCAAGTGGCATAGGCATGCCCCCTCACACTCGGCCTCCGTCCGACTTTACCcagcctgctgctgctgccgctgctgctgctgtcgctgctgctgctgccactGCAACAGCAACTGCCACGGCAACTGTGGCTGCCCTGCAGGAAACCAACAAGGACATGAACCAGTATGGACAG ATGTGCTCATCATTTCAGATGGGCCCTGCGCAGGGCTATAACAGCCAGTTTATGAACCAGCCCGGACCCCGGGGACCGCCGGCCATGGCAGGAGGCATGAACCCAGCTGGCATGGGTGCTGGCATGAACAGCTCCAATATCAGCGGCCCTCCAATGGGCATGAACCAGCCCAGGGCACCAGGAATGGGGCCGTTTGGGGCCCATGGCCAAAGGATGCCCCAGCAAGGATACCCAGGCCCCAGATCTCAGTCCATGCCAATGCAGGGCACAAAGAGGCCCTATCCTGGAGAA CCCAACTATGGGGGACAGCAGTTTGGACCTAATGGCCAGTTCCCCAATCAGCAAGGACAGTATCCAAACCCTAATGCGTCCAGAGCCCTGCCCTCTCCCAGTTACCCCGGCCAGAGGATGCCAGGCCAGCAGGGAGCAGGCCAGTACCCACCTTCAGGAGTACCCATGGGCCAATACTACAAG caGGAGCCATTTAAtggccaaaataataatttctctGGAGGTAGTTATGGCTATAATCAAGGCAGTGGG CCTCCTCGGCAGGTTGTGAACTATCCTCATTCACCCGTTCCTGGGAATCCCACACCGCCCATGACTCCAGGAAGCAGTATCCCTACATACCTCTCGCCCAACCAGGATGTCAAGCCTCCTTTTCCCCCTGATTTGAAACCGAATATGACGTCACTGCCTCCACCACCGA CTAACCCCAATGAGGAGCTGCGGCTGACCTTCCCCGTACGTGATGGTGTGGTGCTCGAGCCATTCAGACTGGAGCACAACCTGGCTGTCAGCAACCACGTCTTCCACCTGCGGCCCTCTGTTCATCAAACACTCATGTGGAG GTCTGACCTGGAGCTGCAGTTTAAGTGCTACCACCATGAGGACCGGCAGATGAACACGAACTGGCCAGCGTCGGTGCAGGTCAGCGTTAATGCCACGCCACTCACCATCGAGAGAGGAGACAACAAGACATCCCACAAACCCCTGCACCTGAAGCATGTGTGTCAGCCGGGAAGGAACACCATCCAGATTACCGTCACAGCCTGCTGCTGT TCTCACTTGTTCGTGCTGCAGCTGGTGCACCGGCCGTCAGTGAGATCCGTCCTGCAGGGCCTTCTCAAGAAGAGGCTCCTGCCAGCAGAACACTGCATTACCAAAA TAAAGAGAAATTTTAGCAGTGTAGCAGCGTCCTCTGGGAACGCGACACTGAATGGAGAGGATGGCGTGGAGCAGACGGCCATCAAAGTGTCCCTAAAGTGTCCCATAACATTCCGGCGGATCCAACTCCCAGCCCGGGGACACGATTGCAAGCATGTGCAG TGCTTTGACCTGGAGTCCTACCTGCAGCTGAACTGTGAGAGAGGGACGTGGAGGTGTCCTGTATGCAA TAAAACCGCGTTACTGGAAGGTCTGGAAGTGGACCAGTACATGTGGGGAATTCTCAATGCCATCCAAAA TTCGGAGTTTGAGGAGGTCACAATTGACCCCACATGTAGTTGGCGGCCGGTGCCCATAAAGTCTGACCTGCACATAAAGGAGGATCCAGATGGCCCTCTTGCCAAGCGCTTTAAAACCATGAGTCCCAGTCAGATGATCATGCCTAACGTGATGGATATGATCGCTCAGCTGGGGCCGGGACCCTCACCCTACACCTCCCTCCCACCTCAGCATGGAGGGAACAACACAGAGTACGCCAGCCAAG GCAACAGTTACCAGGGCCATGGAAACTTTGATTTTCCACACAGTAATTCTGGTGGAGGAGCTCCAATAAATGACTTCATGCACGGCCCTCAGCTTTCACACCCTCCGGATGTACCCAACAACCTCATGGGTCCAGACAAACCTCTGAGCCACGGCATGGCCGACTCG ATGCCTCATCCTGTGAGTGCTGAGCAATCCCATGCTTCTATGCCACCAGGCATGCACGTATCGCCCCACCCCAACAGCCAATCAGCACAGCCATTACATCACAGCGGCCCTTCATCTGGCCCTCCCCCACGGCAAGCCCCGCCCCTGCAGCAGCAACAGCCTGGCCCCAACAGCCACACGCACGGTGACATGACCTTTAACCCTGGTGCTGAGGGCCAGGTGGGCGGTCAAGGGGCAGCAGACATGCCCGAGCCCTCTCTGGAG CTGCTGCCCGAGCTGGCCAACCCAGATGAGTTACTGTCGTATCTGGACCCTCCGGACCTCCCAAGCAACAGCAACGACGATCTGCTCTCCCTCTTTGAAAACAACTGA